From a region of the Candidatus Eisenbacteria bacterium genome:
- the infB gene encoding translation initiation factor IF-2, translating to MPETKRRVYEAAKDMGMSSEALVSILKSLQVDVKSHMSSIGADVVEQVRLKLAREKEAVKEEEARKREKAALAARAAAEAQRRTAPAGALATAKNAKVLKKGKKRAVDEKLIRASVRRTMAEMEGTKRRRHHREREEGAAVGVEEAPRIIRVSEFISVAELAGQLEVKPQEVIAVCMQLGIMANINRRLDKDSISAVADEFGFAVEFVSELGEEVEEAAADEAGDLKPRPPVVTIMGHVDHGKTSLLDYIRKTNVIAGEAGGITQHIGAYEVELPRGDKITFLDTPGHEAFTAMRARGAQVTDIVVLVVAADDQVMPQTVEAIDHARAANVPIIIAINKIDLPGANVEKVRQDLSKHNLLVEEWGGKTIAVSISAKVGTNIEKLLEMILLQAELLELKADPSKAARGIVIESRVEQGRGIIATVLVQKGTLRVGDAFVAGSTSGKVRAMLNERGGRVPEAGPSTPVEVLGWSAGPQAGDTFAAMQDEREARELATKRGQLQREQEFRLFRHVTLTDLYSQIKAGKVSDLLVVLKGDVDGSVEALEDSLTKLSTEEVQLRVIHRAVGQISESDVLLAAASNAVIIGFHVKPDPKAVELGAKEKVDIRLYDIIYEAVADVKDAMSGLLKPEIRESVVGSAEVRQIFRTTKSGVIAGCMVQSGTMQRSARARLIREGQVVWDGKISSLRRFKDDVREVASGYECGISLEDRDDIKEKDVIEAYVLEEVARRLS from the coding sequence ATGCCAGAAACGAAACGACGGGTATACGAAGCCGCGAAGGACATGGGGATGTCGAGCGAGGCGCTCGTCAGCATTCTCAAGTCGCTTCAGGTGGACGTGAAGAGCCACATGAGCTCGATCGGCGCGGACGTGGTCGAGCAGGTCCGGCTCAAGCTCGCGCGCGAGAAGGAGGCGGTCAAGGAGGAGGAAGCCCGCAAGCGCGAGAAGGCGGCCCTGGCCGCCAGGGCCGCGGCCGAGGCTCAGCGCCGCACGGCTCCCGCGGGCGCCCTCGCCACCGCGAAGAACGCGAAAGTCTTGAAAAAAGGGAAGAAGCGCGCCGTCGACGAGAAGCTGATCCGGGCCTCGGTCCGGCGGACCATGGCCGAGATGGAGGGGACCAAGCGCCGCCGACACCACCGCGAGCGCGAGGAGGGAGCCGCCGTCGGCGTCGAGGAAGCGCCGCGCATCATCCGCGTCAGCGAGTTCATCTCCGTGGCCGAGCTGGCGGGCCAGCTCGAGGTGAAGCCGCAGGAGGTCATCGCCGTCTGCATGCAGCTCGGCATCATGGCGAACATCAACCGGCGCCTCGACAAGGATTCCATCAGCGCGGTGGCCGACGAGTTCGGCTTCGCGGTCGAATTCGTCTCGGAGCTGGGCGAGGAGGTCGAAGAGGCGGCGGCGGACGAGGCGGGAGACCTGAAGCCGAGGCCCCCGGTGGTCACGATCATGGGACACGTCGACCACGGAAAGACCTCGCTCCTCGACTACATCCGGAAGACGAACGTCATCGCGGGGGAGGCCGGCGGCATCACGCAGCACATCGGCGCCTACGAAGTCGAGCTGCCCCGCGGCGACAAGATCACGTTCCTCGACACGCCGGGCCACGAAGCATTCACCGCGATGCGCGCCCGCGGCGCGCAGGTGACGGACATCGTCGTGCTTGTCGTCGCGGCGGACGACCAGGTCATGCCGCAGACGGTCGAGGCGATCGATCACGCCCGCGCGGCGAATGTTCCGATCATCATCGCGATCAACAAGATCGATCTCCCCGGCGCGAACGTCGAGAAGGTCCGCCAGGACCTGTCGAAGCACAACCTCCTCGTCGAGGAATGGGGCGGAAAGACCATCGCGGTGTCCATCTCGGCGAAGGTCGGGACGAACATCGAGAAGCTCCTCGAGATGATCCTCCTCCAGGCCGAGCTGCTCGAGCTGAAGGCCGACCCCTCCAAGGCGGCCCGCGGAATCGTCATCGAATCCAGGGTCGAGCAGGGTCGCGGCATCATCGCCACCGTGCTCGTCCAGAAGGGGACGCTCCGCGTGGGGGATGCGTTCGTGGCGGGATCAACGAGCGGGAAGGTCCGGGCCATGCTGAACGAGCGCGGCGGCCGGGTCCCGGAAGCGGGCCCATCCACGCCGGTCGAGGTGCTCGGCTGGAGCGCGGGTCCGCAGGCGGGCGATACCTTCGCCGCGATGCAGGATGAGCGCGAGGCGCGCGAGCTGGCGACCAAGCGCGGCCAGCTCCAGCGCGAGCAGGAATTCCGCCTCTTCCGCCACGTGACCCTCACCGACCTCTACAGCCAGATCAAGGCCGGCAAGGTGAGCGACCTGCTCGTCGTGCTGAAGGGCGACGTGGACGGGTCCGTCGAGGCGTTGGAGGACTCGCTGACGAAGCTCTCGACCGAGGAAGTGCAGCTCCGGGTGATCCATCGGGCCGTGGGCCAGATCAGCGAATCCGACGTGCTCCTTGCCGCGGCCTCGAACGCCGTGATCATCGGGTTCCACGTGAAGCCCGATCCGAAGGCCGTGGAGCTTGGAGCCAAGGAAAAGGTCGACATCCGGCTCTACGACATCATCTACGAGGCCGTCGCCGACGTGAAGGACGCCATGTCGGGGCTCCTGAAGCCCGAGATCCGCGAGTCGGTGGTCGGATCGGCGGAAGTGCGTCAGATCTTCCGCACGACCAAGTCCGGCGTGATCGCAGGCTGCATGGTGCAATCGGGGACGATGCAGCGGAGCGCCCGCGCCCGGCTGATCCGCGAGGGTCAGGTCGTATGGGACGGCAAGATCTCCTCGCTCCGCCGGTTCAAGGACGACGTCCGCGAGGTGGCGAGCGGATACGAATGCGGCATCTCGCTCGAGGATCGCGACGACATCAAGGAGAAGGACGTCATCGAAGCGTACGTCCTCGAGGAAGTCGCGCGCCGGCTCTCCTGA
- the nusA gene encoding transcription termination/antitermination protein NusA codes for MNTLAREPQVKNMNYELMEAMAQIAREKSVDKAILVETLEAGLLSAGRKRFGPNANIEVRFDEGSGRIVMRLKRSVVEDADDLGLQVDLAEARTIEPDIEIGQELVQELSLEELGRNAIAAAKQVLVQRVREAERERIYEDYHDRVGEMVRGTVQQVDRGNIYVKLDRSEAILPPREQIARDRYHQGDHIKAFIIAVDKLARGPQIILSRTHPEFLRRLFEAEVPEVAEKIIELKGIAREPGSRAKVSVLSNDDKIDAVGACVGIKGSRVQAIVRELGGEKIDIVPFSQDPVVFVTRSLSPAKVLEAQVVEADQKTLVTVADDQLSLAIGKGGQNARLAAKLTGWKIDLISKSERERQREFERKVRIDIEELLGAGPKLREKLIREGIETVQDLLKTPLTELLAIQGVGEKTAEKLLEEARALEATRSKELEVEAARAQEAAAAAALEAATEKAAADTAATEKAAADAADAAAQARAAAIAEEEAPASAEEAPASNDEESPGAPELAAEPDESKETPPQS; via the coding sequence ATGAACACTTTGGCAAGGGAACCTCAGGTCAAGAACATGAACTACGAGCTGATGGAAGCGATGGCTCAGATCGCGCGCGAGAAGAGCGTGGACAAGGCCATCCTCGTCGAGACGCTGGAGGCCGGGCTGCTTTCGGCCGGCCGGAAGCGTTTCGGGCCGAACGCCAACATCGAGGTCCGCTTCGACGAGGGGAGCGGCCGCATCGTCATGCGGCTCAAGCGCTCGGTGGTCGAGGACGCGGACGATCTGGGCCTTCAGGTGGATCTCGCGGAGGCGCGGACGATCGAGCCCGACATCGAGATCGGGCAGGAGCTGGTGCAGGAGCTCTCGCTCGAGGAGCTCGGCCGGAACGCCATCGCCGCGGCGAAGCAGGTGCTGGTCCAGCGCGTTCGCGAAGCCGAGCGGGAGCGGATCTACGAGGATTATCACGACCGCGTCGGCGAGATGGTGCGCGGCACCGTGCAGCAGGTCGATCGCGGCAACATCTACGTCAAGCTCGACCGGTCGGAGGCGATCCTGCCTCCGCGCGAGCAGATCGCCCGGGACCGCTACCACCAAGGGGACCACATCAAGGCGTTCATCATCGCGGTCGACAAGCTGGCGCGCGGCCCGCAGATCATCCTCTCGCGGACACACCCCGAGTTTCTCCGTCGGCTCTTCGAGGCCGAGGTACCGGAGGTGGCCGAGAAGATCATCGAGCTCAAGGGAATCGCGAGGGAGCCGGGCTCCCGGGCGAAGGTCTCCGTTCTCTCGAACGACGACAAGATCGACGCGGTGGGCGCCTGTGTGGGAATCAAGGGCTCGCGCGTTCAGGCGATCGTGAGGGAGCTGGGCGGCGAGAAGATCGACATCGTTCCTTTCAGCCAGGATCCGGTGGTCTTCGTGACGCGCTCGCTCAGCCCGGCCAAGGTTCTGGAAGCGCAGGTGGTCGAGGCCGATCAGAAGACTCTGGTCACGGTGGCCGACGATCAGCTCTCCCTGGCCATCGGCAAGGGCGGTCAGAACGCCCGGTTGGCCGCCAAGCTCACCGGCTGGAAGATCGATCTGATCTCGAAGAGCGAGCGCGAGCGCCAGCGGGAGTTCGAGCGGAAGGTTCGAATCGACATCGAGGAGCTTCTGGGCGCGGGTCCGAAGCTGCGCGAGAAGCTGATTCGCGAGGGGATCGAGACGGTGCAGGACCTCCTCAAGACGCCGCTCACGGAGCTCCTGGCGATCCAGGGCGTGGGCGAGAAGACCGCGGAGAAGCTGCTCGAGGAGGCACGCGCGCTCGAGGCGACGCGGAGCAAGGAGCTGGAAGTCGAAGCAGCGCGGGCGCAGGAAGCGGCCGCGGCGGCGGCTCTGGAGGCGGCGACCGAGAAGGCCGCGGCGGATACGGCGGCGACCGAGAAGGCCGCGGCGGACGCGGCGGACGCGGCGGCGCAAGCCCGGGCCGCGGCAATCGCAGAGGAGGAGGCTCCCGCATCGGCGGAGGAGGCCCCTGCATCGAACGACGAAGAATCCCCCGGCGCGCCGGAGCTTGCGGCGGAGCCGGATGAATCCAAGGAGACGCCGCCCCAAAGCTGA
- a CDS encoding ribosome maturation factor RimP — protein sequence MELNQLREELAGRFQALLQEEAFDLWDLEFASQAGATVVRVFVDRQPGVTLQDCTYWNKKFGRYLEEENLIQGRYVLEVGSPGIERVLLRPEHYARFVGSTLEVKLHDPRDGRRTFRGDLRAAGPDTIVLSDADVGTVSLPYAAIRKSRLIIDPWEGMRGQERRRKG from the coding sequence ATGGAACTGAATCAGCTTCGGGAGGAGCTCGCGGGACGTTTCCAGGCCCTCCTTCAAGAGGAAGCGTTCGATCTTTGGGACTTGGAATTCGCCTCGCAGGCGGGCGCGACGGTCGTGCGGGTTTTCGTCGATCGGCAGCCCGGCGTGACCCTCCAAGACTGCACTTACTGGAATAAGAAATTCGGCCGGTACCTGGAAGAGGAGAACCTGATCCAGGGACGGTACGTGCTTGAGGTCGGCTCGCCGGGAATCGAGCGGGTGCTCCTCCGTCCGGAGCACTACGCGCGATTCGTGGGCTCGACGCTCGAGGTCAAGCTTCACGACCCGCGCGACGGCCGCCGAACGTTTCGAGGAGATTTGCGCGCGGCCGGACCGGACACGATCGTCCTGTCGGATGCGGATGTGGGAACGGTCTCGCTGCCGTACGCGGCGATCCGGAAATCGCGTTTGATCATCGACCCGTGGGAAGGGATGCGCGGCCAGGAGCGCCGGCGCAAAGGATGA
- a CDS encoding M28 family peptidase, giving the protein MRSTASSASEIRRSRVPGALRSALRAGLVTILLGFASCDRPAAAFEGNRAFGWLKQQCDFGPRVPGTAAHDTCFAFLLKTLRGYAPEVEADTFFYDSPILNSRVRLMNVVARFRPDLRQRVLFGAHWDTRPWADRDPEPAKRHLPILGANDGASGVAVLLELARLVKKSGPMVGVDIVIFDGEDLGTQVDQNGYFRGSNRYVEESSGQKPPLFVIVLDMVGKKDLDLHWEGNSRRLASNIVDLVWGQANDLGVRSFRSDVRHTVFDDHMPFLNAGIPAIDVIDFSYPEWHTTHDTPDKCSPESLEGVGQVLLSLVRKPNFLSN; this is encoded by the coding sequence TTGCGTTCAACGGCCAGTTCCGCTTCTGAAATTCGAAGGTCCCGCGTTCCGGGCGCTCTTCGGAGCGCGCTCCGGGCCGGCCTCGTCACGATCCTCCTCGGATTCGCCTCATGCGATCGTCCCGCCGCGGCCTTCGAAGGGAATCGCGCGTTCGGGTGGCTCAAGCAGCAATGCGACTTCGGGCCCAGGGTTCCCGGCACGGCCGCCCACGATACCTGCTTCGCCTTCCTCCTGAAGACGCTACGGGGCTACGCACCCGAGGTCGAAGCCGACACGTTCTTCTACGATTCGCCGATCCTGAATTCCAGGGTGCGGCTCATGAACGTCGTCGCGCGGTTCCGGCCGGACCTCAGACAGCGCGTCCTGTTCGGGGCGCACTGGGACACGCGGCCCTGGGCCGACCGCGACCCGGAGCCGGCGAAGCGCCACTTACCGATCCTCGGGGCGAACGACGGCGCGTCCGGCGTGGCGGTTCTGCTCGAGCTGGCCAGACTTGTCAAGAAGAGCGGGCCCATGGTGGGCGTCGACATCGTGATCTTCGACGGCGAGGATCTCGGGACGCAGGTGGATCAAAACGGATATTTCCGCGGGTCCAATCGGTACGTGGAGGAATCCTCCGGGCAGAAGCCGCCGCTCTTCGTGATCGTCCTGGACATGGTGGGGAAGAAGGACCTCGACCTCCACTGGGAGGGGAACTCACGCAGGCTCGCCTCGAACATCGTCGACCTAGTGTGGGGCCAGGCCAACGACCTCGGCGTCCGGAGCTTCCGGTCCGACGTTCGACATACGGTCTTCGACGACCACATGCCCTTCTTGAACGCCGGGATTCCGGCCATCGACGTGATCGATTTCTCCTACCCAGAATGGCACACCACCCACGACACGCCCGACAAATGCTCCCCGGAAAGCCTGGAGGGGGTAGGCCAGGTGCTCCTAAGCCTCGTCCGCAAGCCCAATTTCCTGTCTAACTGA
- a CDS encoding DUF503 domain-containing protein: MRVGTLRLELHLPASDSLKAKRSVVNRVKERVRSRFNASIAEVGHQDLWQRATLGVAIVGGESGVLDRVLHDILACVESEDRLAVMDYQIQVD, translated from the coding sequence ATGCGGGTCGGAACCTTGCGCCTCGAGCTTCATCTTCCGGCCTCCGATTCCCTGAAAGCGAAGCGGTCGGTCGTCAACCGCGTGAAGGAGCGTGTCCGCTCCCGGTTCAACGCGTCCATCGCCGAGGTGGGCCATCAGGACCTGTGGCAGCGGGCGACCCTGGGCGTCGCGATCGTGGGCGGCGAATCCGGCGTCCTGGACCGGGTCCTGCACGACATTCTGGCATGCGTCGAAAGCGAGGATCGACTCGCCGTGATGGACTACCAGATCCAAGTCGACTGA
- the rbfA gene encoding 30S ribosome-binding factor RbfA — translation MSSRPESPRTRRVAERITVELAEILATKAEDPRLRTLSVTGARVSRDLSSARIWVSGAVPAPEEPAILKALAHATPYLRTLLAPRLGLRIVPTLQFAMDHSTESGARIEKLLQEIRKPDLREPESE, via the coding sequence ATGTCCTCCCGACCCGAAAGCCCCCGCACCCGACGCGTGGCCGAGCGCATCACGGTCGAGCTGGCGGAGATCCTCGCCACCAAGGCGGAGGACCCGCGGCTGCGCACCCTGAGCGTGACGGGCGCGCGCGTGTCCCGGGATCTCTCGTCGGCCCGAATCTGGGTGAGCGGCGCTGTTCCCGCTCCCGAGGAGCCGGCGATTCTGAAGGCTCTGGCCCACGCGACGCCGTACCTCCGAACGCTGCTCGCTCCGCGCCTTGGCCTGCGGATCGTGCCGACCCTCCAGTTCGCGATGGACCATTCGACCGAGTCCGGCGCCCGGATCGAGAAGCTGCTCCAGGAAATCCGAAAGCCCGACCTCCGCGAGCCCGAAAGCGAGTGA